In a single window of the Roseofilum reptotaenium CS-1145 genome:
- the yghU gene encoding glutathione-dependent disulfide-bond oxidoreductase has translation MDTPSSYTPPKVWQPDTDSGGTWSKINRPIAGPTHEKELPVGSHPLQLYSLATPNGQKVTILLEELLALGISEAEYDAYPIKIQDGDQFGSGFVAINPNSKIPALVDRSTTPETRIFESGSILLYLAEKLAAFLPTEAAARIECLSWLFWQMGSAPYVGGGFGHFYSYAPTKIKYCIDRFAMETKRQLDVLNRQLADKPYICGEDYTIADIAIWPWYGSLTLGKLYNAGEFLEVQSYTHLMRWAEEIASRPAVQRGRRVNRTWGPEEEQLHERHSASDFGRPSASPVHKTSL, from the coding sequence ATGGACACACCATCATCTTATACCCCTCCCAAAGTCTGGCAACCGGATACCGACAGTGGCGGAACTTGGTCAAAAATCAATCGTCCCATTGCCGGGCCTACCCATGAGAAAGAGTTACCGGTAGGCAGTCATCCCCTGCAACTCTATTCCCTGGCCACGCCCAATGGTCAAAAAGTAACTATTCTGCTCGAAGAATTGTTGGCCCTGGGTATTTCTGAAGCCGAGTACGATGCTTATCCGATCAAAATTCAGGACGGAGATCAGTTTGGCAGTGGTTTTGTGGCCATTAATCCCAATTCTAAGATTCCGGCTCTGGTTGACCGCAGCACTACCCCGGAAACTCGGATCTTTGAATCTGGCTCTATCCTGCTCTATCTGGCGGAAAAATTGGCCGCGTTCCTACCTACTGAGGCGGCTGCACGCATAGAATGCCTATCCTGGCTCTTTTGGCAGATGGGTTCAGCGCCCTATGTTGGCGGTGGGTTTGGGCATTTTTATAGTTATGCACCGACGAAAATTAAATACTGCATTGACCGTTTTGCGATGGAGACGAAGCGTCAGCTTGATGTCCTCAACCGGCAATTAGCAGATAAGCCGTATATTTGCGGTGAGGATTATACCATTGCTGATATTGCCATCTGGCCCTGGTATGGGTCGTTGACCTTGGGCAAGCTTTACAATGCAGGTGAGTTCCTAGAGGTACAGTCTTATACCCATCTGATGAGGTGGGCCGAGGAAATTGCCTCCCGGCCAGCCGTGCAACGGGGACGCAGGGTTAACCGGACATGGGGGCCAGAGGAGGAGCAACTCCACGAGCGACACTCGGCAAGTGATTTTGGAAGGCCTAGTGCTTCGCCTGTCCACAAAACATCCTTATAA
- the tftA gene encoding hormogonium tapered terminus morphoprotein TftA has product MGRIFLSAGHGGFENGMRDPGAIAGGTTEAREMIQLRDLVVAELRSRNLEVLSVPDDLSEAQTITWINSRARSGDIALEIHANAFYNPSVRGASVFYIANNEERRAHAELMLLALLRRVPQLPTRGAKPDSNSGLGRLAFIRNIYIPSLFMEVGLITNPEDRALLQNRRRDMALGIADGLSAWNRGVNPSPSPAPSPSPTPSSPTYPPINININGQIYGEEGMIINGNSYIPIDLVDQLGIDLSQDPDVRRINYRNIVYIKAIELRDYNISVSWENATRTVVLRSILKLCPGELDRIMGHGKTTEVQLMMFLKANDEKGLQQFPDLPRLYREEGSIEGVNYDIAFAQMCLETGFLRFGGEIQPNQNNFAGLGDVGGNAAGASFPSARIGVRAQIQQLKAYASTEPLVQELVAPRFRFVTRGIAPLIGQLSGRWSADPQYGQRILAILRRLYESAGLI; this is encoded by the coding sequence ATGGGAAGAATCTTTCTATCTGCGGGTCATGGAGGATTTGAAAACGGAATGCGCGATCCAGGGGCGATCGCCGGAGGAACCACGGAAGCGCGGGAGATGATCCAACTGCGAGATTTAGTCGTGGCCGAATTGCGATCGCGCAATCTCGAAGTTCTCAGCGTTCCCGATGACCTCAGCGAGGCGCAAACCATTACTTGGATCAATAGTCGCGCTCGCTCTGGAGATATTGCTCTCGAAATCCATGCTAACGCCTTTTATAATCCTTCCGTTCGTGGAGCCAGCGTCTTTTACATCGCCAATAACGAAGAACGCCGGGCCCATGCCGAATTAATGCTCTTAGCTCTGTTGCGTCGCGTTCCCCAACTCCCCACCAGAGGCGCGAAACCCGATAGTAATAGTGGTTTAGGTAGACTCGCTTTTATTCGTAATATTTATATTCCCTCACTGTTCATGGAAGTTGGGTTAATTACCAACCCAGAAGACCGCGCTCTCCTGCAAAATCGTCGCCGGGATATGGCCTTGGGAATCGCCGATGGCCTATCGGCTTGGAACCGTGGGGTTAATCCTTCTCCGAGTCCTGCGCCCAGTCCTTCACCCACTCCGTCATCCCCAACCTATCCCCCCATCAACATTAATATCAATGGTCAAATTTACGGGGAAGAAGGCATGATTATTAACGGAAACTCCTATATTCCCATTGATCTAGTTGACCAATTAGGCATTGATTTAAGCCAGGACCCCGATGTACGCCGGATTAATTATCGCAACATTGTTTATATTAAGGCGATCGAGCTACGAGACTATAACATTTCTGTAAGCTGGGAAAACGCAACTCGGACTGTCGTTTTGCGATCGATTTTGAAGCTCTGTCCGGGTGAGCTAGACCGGATTATGGGCCACGGTAAAACCACTGAAGTTCAACTGATGATGTTCCTCAAGGCTAATGATGAAAAAGGACTCCAACAATTTCCCGATCTGCCTCGTCTCTATCGAGAGGAAGGAAGCATTGAAGGAGTCAATTATGATATTGCCTTTGCCCAAATGTGTTTAGAAACTGGGTTCTTAAGATTTGGCGGAGAAATTCAACCCAATCAGAATAATTTTGCTGGTTTAGGGGATGTGGGGGGGAATGCTGCGGGTGCATCCTTTCCTAGCGCTCGGATCGGTGTAAGGGCACAAATTCAACAACTCAAAGCCTACGCGAGTACGGAACCTTTAGTCCAAGAATTAGTGGCTCCCCGATTTCGATTTGTTACCCGTGGTATTGCTCCTTTGATTGGTCAACTCAGTGGCCGTTGGTCGGCTGATCCCCAATATGGACAGAGAATCCTAGCCATTTTGCGTCGGTTGTATGAATCCGCTGGTTTGATTTAA
- a CDS encoding LptF/LptG family permease, whose translation MTSSVSQEDIKLQRPKFSLVSVMDRYLIQELISPFLFGLGAFTSVGVAIGTVFDLVRQVSEAGLPVAIALKVFFLQLPYFISFAIPTALLLGCIIAYSRLSSDSELIALRSCGVSLYRLLLPTLIFSIFLTGITFTFNELVVPAAKREATLTLERALKQETPLQEAMNIFYPEYQRKELADGKRVRVLTRLFYAEFFDGKEMKGLTILDRSQSQFKQIIISEAASWNQDESTWDFFNGTIYVVDQSGSFKNIVKFDRQQLKLPRAPLDLASIGTNYEEMNIAQSLNYLEIVKTSGDQKQIRKLQIRIQQRFAIPFACIAFGLMGAALGTRPQRTAGRATGFGISVLIIFSYYLLMSVGDALGLSGAMPTVIAGWLPTLSAFSVGVLLLWRVVR comes from the coding sequence ATGACTTCAAGCGTTTCTCAGGAAGACATCAAACTCCAACGCCCCAAATTTTCCCTCGTTTCCGTTATGGATCGGTATCTGATCCAGGAACTGATTTCCCCGTTTCTCTTTGGACTCGGAGCCTTTACTTCCGTAGGAGTGGCGATCGGTACTGTCTTCGATCTCGTCCGCCAAGTGAGTGAAGCCGGACTCCCCGTGGCGATCGCCCTCAAAGTCTTTTTTCTCCAACTGCCCTACTTCATCTCCTTCGCCATCCCGACTGCCCTCCTTCTCGGATGCATCATCGCCTACAGTCGCCTCTCCAGCGACAGCGAGCTGATCGCCTTGCGCAGTTGTGGGGTAAGCCTCTACCGTCTCCTTCTTCCCACCCTCATCTTTAGTATCTTTCTCACGGGTATTACCTTCACCTTCAATGAACTCGTTGTTCCTGCTGCCAAACGAGAAGCCACCCTCACCCTAGAGCGAGCGCTCAAACAAGAAACGCCTCTACAAGAGGCGATGAACATCTTTTATCCCGAATACCAGCGCAAAGAACTCGCTGATGGGAAAAGAGTACGTGTTTTAACCCGCCTATTCTATGCCGAATTTTTCGACGGCAAAGAAATGAAAGGACTGACTATCCTCGATCGATCCCAATCCCAATTTAAACAAATCATCATCTCCGAAGCCGCCTCCTGGAACCAAGATGAAAGTACCTGGGACTTCTTCAACGGCACGATCTACGTCGTCGATCAATCCGGCTCCTTCAAAAATATCGTCAAATTCGATCGCCAACAACTCAAACTTCCCCGCGCTCCCCTCGATCTCGCTTCCATTGGGACAAACTATGAAGAAATGAACATTGCCCAATCCCTCAACTACCTAGAAATTGTTAAAACGAGTGGCGATCAAAAGCAAATTCGCAAACTGCAAATCCGCATTCAACAGCGTTTCGCCATTCCTTTTGCCTGTATTGCCTTTGGCTTAATGGGAGCTGCCCTAGGGACTCGTCCCCAACGCACAGCCGGACGAGCCACCGGTTTTGGCATAAGCGTTTTAATTATCTTTAGCTACTATCTCCTGATGTCTGTGGGTGATGCTCTCGGCTTAAGCGGAGCGATGCCTACCGTCATAGCTGGATGGTTACCCACCCTATCCGCCTTCAGTGTAGGGGTTCTACTCCTCTGGCGAGTTGTCCGCTAG
- a CDS encoding thiamine phosphate synthase — MAELYNGQVMEKSVIYRILDANLDRAREGLRIIEEWCRFGLNNPDLTQECKRLRQELAQWHTAEIRAARNTPDDPGTQLTHEREEYRGTIHQLLQANLCRVEEALRVLEEYGKLEDRQMGRVCKQMRYRVYTLESQLMAYSRHQQLLEAQLYLVTSPMPELLEVAEAALQGGLKLIQYRDKNTEDGERLVLAQKLRQLCDRYGALFLINDRVDLALAVDADGVHLGQQDLPIAVAREILGPQKIIGRSTTNPEEMKRAIAEGADYVGVGPVFATPTKPNKAAAGHEYVRYAAQHCPIPWFAIGGIDVNNFNEVLESGANRIAVVRAIMEAEQPTLVTQYFLSQLIRMETMKAIQKPQAVRG; from the coding sequence ATGGCGGAGCTATACAACGGTCAAGTTATGGAAAAATCTGTTATCTATCGCATTTTAGATGCCAATCTAGACCGCGCCAGGGAAGGATTGCGGATTATTGAGGAATGGTGTCGGTTTGGGTTGAATAACCCAGATCTGACCCAGGAGTGTAAGCGGTTGCGCCAGGAGTTGGCCCAATGGCATACAGCAGAAATTCGGGCAGCTCGGAATACACCAGACGATCCGGGAACCCAGTTAACCCACGAACGGGAGGAGTATCGAGGAACGATTCATCAGTTGCTCCAGGCCAATTTATGCCGGGTTGAGGAGGCACTGCGGGTTCTAGAGGAGTATGGCAAGCTCGAAGATCGGCAAATGGGCCGAGTGTGTAAGCAAATGCGCTACCGAGTGTATACTCTGGAGAGCCAATTAATGGCCTATAGTCGCCATCAGCAGCTTTTAGAGGCGCAATTGTATTTGGTGACTTCTCCAATGCCGGAGTTGTTGGAGGTGGCCGAAGCGGCTTTGCAAGGCGGGCTGAAACTGATTCAATATCGGGATAAGAATACAGAGGATGGGGAGCGTCTGGTTTTGGCTCAGAAGTTGCGGCAATTATGCGATCGCTATGGCGCTCTGTTCTTGATTAATGACCGCGTAGATTTGGCGTTGGCGGTCGATGCGGATGGGGTTCATTTGGGACAACAGGATCTCCCCATTGCTGTAGCGCGGGAAATTTTGGGGCCCCAGAAAATTATCGGCCGTTCGACGACGAACCCGGAAGAGATGAAACGGGCGATCGCCGAAGGAGCAGATTATGTCGGTGTGGGGCCGGTGTTTGCGACTCCCACGAAGCCGAATAAGGCGGCTGCTGGCCATGAGTATGTGCGCTATGCAGCCCAACATTGTCCCATTCCTTGGTTTGCGATCGGTGGCATCGATGTGAATAATTTTAATGAGGTGCTAGAGTCGGGCGCAAATCGCATTGCTGTCGTGCGAGCGATCATGGAAGCAGAACAACCCACACTGGTGACCCAATATTTCCTCTCCCAATTGATTCGGATGGAAACGATGAAAGCAATTCAAAAGCCTCAAGCAGTGAGGGGGTAG
- the dnaG gene encoding DNA primase, whose translation MSTPRLHPDTIEEIKQRVDIVEVISERVVLKKKGREFVGLCPFHEEKSPSFTVSPTKQMFYCFGCGTGGNAISFLKQLDNSSFSEVVLDLARRYEVPIRTLDVEEREEFQRQLSLQEQLYEVVAIAASFFQHALHQPEAQEAMSYLKEQRGLSEETIQGFGLGYAPAGWQTLYRYLVEVKGYSVKVVEQAGLAIERKSGASYYDRFRDRLMIPISDVQGRVVGFGGRSLGEAQPKYLNSPETPIFDKGNLLFGLDRAKKAISKQDRAIVVEGYFDAIALHATGISEVVASLGTALSASQVKKLVRYTPSKSILLNFDADQAGTTATERAISEISDLVYQGQIQLRILNLPQGKDADEFLKSAGSPEPYLDLVQQAPLWLDWKIEQALKGKDLKAADRFQQVAQEWVKLLSKIEDPTTRTYYINLCAEYLSQGNSDRLKFIAEDLVKQIQRLRRTPKTKTPPKIPKIEVKITPEDRLLFETESLILRIYLHAPEAREYFLQIMGDRNLLFQCAPHRFLWSQIESLRESLPVDSSDLVSKLQDGVGQFPNYSTQFHPLLYLQEKHIRDIQKPILSINKAALTLEQILCSKRRSYAAERLAKIDPKLDQRGYEYFTEQLVYNKQREKECERLRGATVTELVGRS comes from the coding sequence ATGAGTACCCCAAGACTCCATCCAGATACGATCGAAGAGATTAAACAACGAGTTGATATTGTTGAGGTGATCTCGGAACGGGTGGTTCTGAAGAAGAAAGGACGGGAGTTTGTGGGGTTATGTCCATTCCATGAGGAAAAAAGTCCTAGTTTTACCGTCAGTCCCACGAAGCAGATGTTTTATTGCTTTGGCTGTGGAACGGGGGGAAATGCGATTAGTTTTCTGAAACAGTTGGATAATAGCTCGTTTTCGGAGGTGGTGCTGGATCTGGCGCGGCGCTATGAAGTGCCGATCCGCACGTTGGATGTTGAGGAACGGGAAGAGTTTCAACGCCAGTTATCACTTCAGGAACAATTGTATGAGGTGGTGGCGATCGCCGCTAGTTTTTTCCAACATGCCCTCCATCAACCGGAAGCACAGGAGGCAATGTCCTATCTGAAGGAGCAGCGAGGCTTATCTGAGGAGACGATCCAGGGGTTTGGGTTGGGATATGCACCGGCTGGATGGCAGACCTTATATCGCTATTTGGTGGAGGTTAAGGGCTATTCGGTGAAGGTTGTGGAGCAAGCGGGGTTGGCGATCGAGCGTAAGTCAGGAGCGAGTTATTATGACCGCTTTCGCGATCGCCTGATGATTCCCATTAGCGATGTTCAGGGACGGGTGGTGGGGTTTGGGGGGCGATCGCTCGGCGAAGCACAACCCAAGTATCTCAACTCTCCAGAAACGCCCATTTTTGATAAGGGCAATCTATTATTTGGCTTAGATCGGGCCAAAAAAGCCATTTCTAAGCAGGATCGGGCGATCGTAGTTGAGGGTTATTTTGATGCGATCGCCCTCCATGCCACCGGTATTTCCGAAGTGGTCGCCTCTCTGGGAACGGCCTTAAGTGCTTCTCAAGTAAAGAAACTGGTGCGCTATACACCCTCTAAATCGATTCTCCTTAATTTTGATGCCGACCAAGCTGGAACCACCGCGACAGAGCGGGCGATTTCTGAAATTTCCGATTTGGTTTATCAAGGCCAAATTCAACTGAGAATCCTGAATCTTCCCCAAGGCAAGGATGCCGATGAATTCCTGAAATCAGCCGGGAGTCCAGAACCCTATTTAGACTTAGTCCAACAAGCTCCTTTATGGCTCGATTGGAAAATTGAACAAGCCTTAAAGGGAAAAGACCTCAAAGCGGCCGATCGCTTTCAACAGGTTGCTCAAGAATGGGTGAAACTCCTGAGTAAAATTGAAGATCCAACCACGCGCACCTACTACATTAATCTCTGTGCCGAATATCTTAGTCAAGGAAATAGCGATCGCCTCAAGTTCATTGCCGAAGACTTAGTCAAACAGATACAACGCCTGCGGCGCACCCCCAAAACCAAGACCCCTCCCAAAATTCCCAAAATTGAGGTCAAGATTACCCCAGAAGACCGCTTGCTGTTTGAGACAGAGAGCCTGATTTTACGCATTTATCTTCATGCACCCGAGGCAAGAGAGTATTTTTTGCAGATTATGGGCGATCGCAATCTCCTCTTCCAATGTGCCCCCCATCGGTTTCTCTGGTCGCAAATTGAAAGTTTACGGGAAAGCCTACCTGTAGATTCTTCGGATTTAGTCTCTAAACTGCAAGATGGAGTCGGGCAATTTCCCAATTATAGTACTCAATTTCATCCCTTACTTTATTTGCAAGAAAAGCATATTCGTGATATTCAAAAACCCATTTTATCGATTAACAAAGCCGCCTTAACTTTAGAGCAAATTTTGTGTAGTAAGCGCAGAAGTTACGCTGCCGAGCGCCTGGCTAAGATCGATCCTAAACTCGATCAGCGAGGTTATGAATATTTTACGGAGCAGTTAGTTTATAATAAGCAACGAGAAAAAGAATGCGAGCGCCTACGGGGTGCCACAGTTACTGAATTGGTTGGCAGGAGTTGA
- a CDS encoding DUF29 family protein: MEALTDNAPHRWRDRSLLPDLYDRDYYLWLETTSQLLRDRQLDRIDLEHLAEELEDMGKSEKGAISDGEAISDGEAITKEQGKEIWSQPDSVPPWEYRKKLVKRPLRLNRERAIGITVIRTEFELHSEVFQQVQQIFLEFLVL, translated from the coding sequence ATGGAAGCCTTAACCGATAATGCTCCGCATCGCTGGCGCGATCGCTCTCTTCTACCCGATCTCTACGATCGCGACTATTACCTGTGGTTGGAAACGACATCACAGTTGTTGCGCGATCGCCAACTCGATCGCATCGATTTGGAGCATCTCGCAGAAGAACTGGAAGATATGGGTAAAAGTGAGAAAGGGGCGATCTCCGATGGAGAGGCGATCTCCGATGGAGAGGCGATCACCAAGGAGCAGGGTAAGGAGATTTGGAGTCAGCCTGACTCGGTTCCACCTTGGGAGTATCGGAAAAAGTTGGTAAAACGGCCACTTCGGTTAAACAGAGAAAGAGCCATTGGAATTACGGTTATTCGGACGGAGTTTGAACTTCATTCTGAGGTATTTCAGCAAGTTCAACAAATCTTCCTTGAATTTCTCGTTCTTTGA
- a CDS encoding ribulose bisphosphate carboxylase small subunit codes for MVVLNQTRSSAAPPTPWSKDLAEPQIDSSAYVHSFSNLIGDVHIGTNVLVAPGTSIRADEGAPFYIGDYTNVQDGVVIHGLEEGRVVGDDGQKYSVWIGNHSSITHMALVHGPAYVGDNCFIGFRSTVFNARIGHGCIVMMHALIQDVEIPPGKYVPSGSVITNQQQADRLPDVQKGDVAFASHVVGINDALRAGYRCADNIECITPIRDESGDLSGNSSNGQVQSNMTTLNSETVTQIKSLLAQGYKIGAEYADQRRFRTSSWKSCPVIDSNNTTAVLSAVESCMAEHGGEYVRLIGIDPKAKRRVLETIIQKPGDQPGTPSTSAPVTSRVPASQNGSSSNGAGVPADLNSKVKQLVNQGYRITTEHADKRRFRTSSWLTGAPITGTSPTAVLNGIEAVLRDCEGEYVRLIAVDPNAKRRVLEEIIQRPDGRVTASSNGTSSIASSAAPVARASSPVAFGSGKLSAEAIEQVRALLAQGYKIGTEHADKRRYKTGSWKSCTPIESNRESDVIAGLEACLAEHAGEYVRMLGIDTTAKRRVAESVIQRP; via the coding sequence ATGGTTGTGCTTAACCAGACACGGAGCAGTGCGGCTCCCCCCACCCCTTGGTCGAAGGACTTAGCGGAACCGCAAATTGATAGTAGTGCTTATGTCCACTCTTTCTCGAATCTAATTGGTGATGTCCATATTGGAACGAACGTCTTAGTAGCGCCCGGCACTTCTATCCGAGCCGATGAAGGCGCTCCTTTTTATATTGGGGATTATACCAATGTACAAGATGGTGTGGTCATCCATGGTCTAGAGGAAGGCCGAGTGGTTGGCGATGATGGCCAGAAATATTCCGTTTGGATTGGTAATCATTCTTCTATTACCCATATGGCGCTGGTACATGGGCCAGCCTACGTGGGAGATAATTGTTTTATTGGTTTCCGCTCTACAGTATTCAACGCCAGAATTGGTCACGGATGCATTGTGATGATGCACGCTTTGATCCAAGATGTGGAAATCCCTCCAGGAAAGTATGTGCCTTCTGGATCGGTGATTACCAATCAACAGCAGGCCGATCGCCTGCCAGATGTGCAAAAAGGTGATGTGGCCTTTGCCAGCCATGTGGTCGGTATTAATGATGCTCTCAGAGCTGGGTATCGATGTGCCGACAATATCGAATGTATTACGCCCATTCGTGATGAATCGGGTGATTTATCGGGCAATTCTAGTAATGGTCAAGTACAAAGCAATATGACAACTCTTAATTCAGAAACCGTAACCCAAATTAAAAGTTTACTCGCCCAAGGCTATAAAATCGGGGCAGAGTATGCCGATCAACGCCGTTTCCGGACTAGCTCTTGGAAGAGCTGCCCGGTAATCGATTCAAATAATACTACAGCCGTATTGTCAGCAGTTGAATCTTGTATGGCAGAGCATGGGGGTGAGTATGTGCGCCTGATTGGTATCGATCCGAAAGCAAAACGGCGTGTCCTAGAAACAATTATTCAAAAACCAGGCGATCAACCCGGTACTCCTAGCACCAGCGCTCCAGTCACCTCAAGAGTTCCGGCCAGTCAAAATGGTTCATCCTCCAATGGTGCAGGTGTGCCTGCTGATTTGAACTCAAAAGTGAAACAATTGGTTAATCAAGGCTACCGAATTACAACAGAACATGCGGATAAACGACGCTTCCGTACCAGTTCCTGGCTGACTGGCGCTCCGATTACAGGAACGAGTCCCACAGCCGTTTTGAATGGCATTGAAGCGGTCTTGAGAGATTGTGAAGGTGAATATGTACGCTTGATTGCGGTTGACCCCAATGCCAAACGTCGGGTTTTAGAGGAAATTATTCAACGACCGGATGGTCGAGTTACTGCTAGCAGTAATGGAACCTCTAGTATTGCAAGTTCCGCTGCTCCAGTGGCTCGCGCGAGTAGTCCGGTTGCCTTTGGTTCTGGAAAACTGAGCGCTGAGGCGATCGAGCAAGTGCGTGCCTTGCTGGCCCAAGGCTACAAGATTGGTACGGAACATGCAGATAAACGGCGCTATAAAACGGGATCTTGGAAGAGCTGTACCCCAATTGAATCAAACCGTGAGTCAGACGTAATTGCTGGTTTGGAAGCTTGCCTTGCGGAACATGCAGGGGAATATGTACGCATGTTGGGCATCGATACAACGGCGAAACGGCGTGTAGCTGAATCGGTGATTCAACGCCCGTAA
- the thiS gene encoding sulfur carrier protein ThiS, whose translation MTDVTLQVNGESQACTTGMSLPQFLESIDLNPRLVAVEYNGEILHRQFWDTTEMKEGDRLEIVTIVGGG comes from the coding sequence ATGACAGACGTAACCTTACAGGTCAATGGGGAATCCCAAGCTTGTACTACAGGCATGAGTTTACCCCAGTTCTTAGAGTCCATAGACTTAAATCCGCGCTTGGTAGCTGTGGAATATAACGGCGAAATTCTCCATCGCCAGTTTTGGGATACCACTGAGATGAAAGAGGGCGATCGCCTGGAAATCGTTACCATTGTGGGTGGAGGATAG
- a CDS encoding type II toxin-antitoxin system PemK/MazF family toxin, with product MTIHRGEIYLVNLNPVQGKEQAGKRPVLVLSVDDINQLPLVVTVIVGTKGENITRNFPTNVRVSPEESGLPLETVFLCFQIRSLDRDRFPEQPTGRLSSAKMLEVEETVRYCLGL from the coding sequence ATGACCATTCATAGAGGGGAAATTTATTTGGTTAATCTCAACCCAGTACAAGGGAAGGAACAAGCGGGAAAGAGACCTGTTTTAGTCCTTTCTGTAGACGATATTAACCAACTCCCTTTAGTGGTAACTGTAATTGTGGGGACAAAGGGAGAAAATATTACTCGTAACTTCCCAACCAATGTTAGAGTATCTCCAGAAGAGAGTGGACTTCCGTTAGAAACTGTTTTTCTGTGTTTTCAAATCCGTTCTCTCGATCGCGATCGCTTTCCAGAACAACCGACAGGTCGTTTATCCTCTGCAAAAATGCTGGAAGTTGAAGAGACGGTTCGCTACTGTCTGGGTTTATAA
- a CDS encoding carbon dioxide-concentrating mechanism protein CcmK, with product MSRFDTLNGSALGLVSTRSFPAVIAVADAMIKAAEVVLVGIEKIGNGYCTAIARGRIADIRLAVEYGAERAKEFGPDQLVTSSVIPRPLPNLEVIFPINPQFMEVTAHNRENRYSRQAVGLLETVGFPPMVGAADAMLKSANVELMSFETIGSGLCTAIIRGSVADVAMAIESGVYEAQRIGELHAIYIIPRPQDDLEQILPVASALIQEESEPLMLPVSIEQEEMEEELVKLPELEKVPLKIEEK from the coding sequence ATGAGTAGATTCGATACTCTCAATGGAAGTGCATTAGGTTTGGTGTCAACCCGGAGCTTTCCGGCTGTAATTGCGGTTGCCGATGCCATGATTAAGGCGGCAGAAGTGGTTTTGGTGGGCATTGAAAAGATTGGTAATGGATATTGTACGGCGATCGCCAGGGGAAGAATCGCAGATATTCGATTAGCCGTAGAATATGGTGCGGAAAGAGCCAAGGAATTTGGCCCCGATCAACTGGTCACCAGTAGCGTCATTCCCAGACCTTTACCCAATCTGGAAGTCATTTTTCCCATTAATCCCCAGTTTATGGAAGTGACGGCTCATAACCGAGAAAACCGGTATAGCCGTCAAGCCGTAGGATTACTGGAAACCGTTGGCTTTCCTCCCATGGTGGGTGCGGCCGATGCCATGCTCAAATCAGCGAATGTGGAACTGATGTCTTTTGAGACCATTGGCTCTGGACTTTGTACCGCAATTATCCGGGGTTCAGTGGCTGATGTAGCCATGGCTATTGAATCTGGAGTCTATGAAGCTCAACGGATTGGAGAACTTCATGCCATTTACATTATTCCTCGACCTCAAGACGACTTAGAGCAAATTCTCCCCGTTGCCAGTGCTTTGATCCAAGAAGAATCAGAACCGTTGATGTTACCGGTGAGCATCGAGCAAGAGGAAATGGAAGAAGAATTGGTCAAGTTACCAGAGCTGGAAAAAGTGCCGCTTAAAATTGAAGAAAAGTAA
- a CDS encoding carbon dioxide concentrating mechanism protein — protein sequence MPWQPLHNQKSCIDGEVSIDPSAVVAPGVALIANPESRIAIAAGACIGMGVVLHADGGTLRVEEGAILGAGVLVVGSGTIGARACIGPVSTVFNCSVDSEQVVPPGSLLGDQGRSETENRQMEEPVEAEPEVEVEPEPEVKPQAQESKITGEVPQSNPSATQASIHSAIARNLIANPPTTRTNGNLDTPNSDQPSPDSSTEDSTSGSVNSPVYGQQHLQRLMATLFPHRQQLDGNIQDSPVSEDNGK from the coding sequence ATGCCTTGGCAACCTCTTCATAACCAAAAGTCTTGTATTGATGGGGAGGTGAGCATTGACCCTAGCGCGGTGGTAGCTCCTGGTGTGGCCCTGATTGCCAATCCTGAAAGTCGGATTGCGATCGCCGCAGGTGCTTGTATTGGTATGGGGGTGGTTCTCCATGCTGATGGGGGAACCTTAAGGGTTGAGGAAGGAGCGATCTTAGGCGCAGGAGTCTTAGTGGTGGGTTCGGGAACCATTGGCGCTAGAGCTTGTATAGGCCCGGTTTCAACCGTGTTTAATTGCTCAGTGGACTCAGAGCAGGTGGTTCCTCCAGGTTCGTTATTGGGAGACCAGGGACGTTCGGAAACGGAGAATCGGCAGATGGAGGAGCCAGTCGAGGCTGAACCTGAAGTTGAAGTTGAACCTGAACCAGAGGTTAAACCTCAAGCTCAAGAGTCTAAAATTACAGGTGAAGTGCCTCAATCTAATCCTTCGGCAACTCAAGCTTCGATTCATTCGGCGATCGCCCGTAATTTAATTGCTAATCCACCCACAACTCGTACGAACGGTAACCTGGATACTCCTAACTCAGACCAACCATCACCCGATTCCTCGACAGAAGACTCGACTTCGGGATCGGTCAATTCCCCGGTTTATGGGCAGCAGCATCTGCAACGGTTAATGGCGACCTTGTTTCCCCATCGTCAACAATTGGATGGAAATATACAAGATTCTCCAGTTTCTGAGGATAATGGTAAATAA